In the Quercus lobata isolate SW786 chromosome 5, ValleyOak3.0 Primary Assembly, whole genome shotgun sequence genome, one interval contains:
- the LOC115988698 gene encoding cytosolic sulfotransferase 15-like, whose protein sequence is MTITHYPKNQSSNGGEEEEISHECKELLLSLPKEKGWRTSHLYKYQEFWCQAIEIQSIVSFQRHFQASDNDVVLATIPKSGTTWLKALAFAIVNRKRFALENNHPLLTSNPHDLVPFFEYKLYANRQLPDLSNLPHPRLFGTHLPFPSLPDSIKKSGCRVVYICRNPFDTFISSWHFLNKIDPGSKAPMSLDEAFEMYCKGVIGFGPFWDHMLGYWKESIGRPHKVLFLKYEDLKEDVTFHLKKLAEFLGFPFSLEEERAGDVEKIAKLCSFENMKELEVNKAGKSIKYFENKALFRKGEVGDWVNYLTPRMVEQLAKVVEEKLGSSGLSFKVFS, encoded by the coding sequence ATGACTATCACTCATTACCCAAAAAACCAATCAAGtaatggaggagaagaagaagaaataagcCATGAATGCAAGgaacttcttctttctcttcccaAAGAAAAAGGGTGGAGAACCTCTCATCTCTACAAGTACCAAGAGTTTTGGTGCCAAGCAATTGAAATCCAATCCATAGTCTCATTCCAAAGGCACTTCCAAGCAAGTGACAATGATGTTGTATTAGCCACCATTCCAAAATCAGGCACCACATGGTTAAAAGCTTTGGCTTTTGCTATTGTGAATCGTAAGCGTTTTGCTTTGGAAAATAATCATCCTTTGCTTACTTCAAACCCTCATGATCTTGTGCCTTTCTTTGAGTACAAGCTCTATGCCAACCGCCAACTTCCTGATCTCTCCAACCTTCCACACCCTAGACTTTTTGGCACCCATCTTCCATTTCCTTCCTTGCCTGATTCAATCAAGAAGTCCGGTTGCCGGGTTGTTTATATTTGTCGAAACCCTTTTGACACTTTCATCTCCTCATGGCATTTtcttaacaaaattgatcctgGATCTAAAGCTCCAATGTCACTAGATGAAGCCTTTGAAATGTATTGTAAGGGCGTAATTGGATTTGGTCCCTTTTGGGACCATATGTTGGGGTACTGGAAAGAGAGCATAGGGAGACCTCACAAGGTGTTGTTCTTGAAGTATGAGGACCTGAAAGAAGATGTCACTTTTCACTTGAAAAAGCTAGCAGAGTTTCTGGGGTTCCCATTTTCTTTGGAGGAGGAGAGAGCTGGTGATGTTGAAAAGATAGCAAAACTTTGTAGTTTTGAGAATATGAAGGAGTTGGAGGTAAACAAGGCTGGCAAGTCTATTAAGTACTTTGAAAACAAAGCCTTGTTTAGGAAGGGTGAAGTGGGAGACTGGGTTAACTATCTGACACCAAGAATGGTGGAGCAATTGGCCAAGGTGGTGGAGGAAAAGTTAGGTAGTTCTGGTTTGTCATTTAAAGTGTTCTCTTAG